The genome window TCGCCCACCAGGCCGACCGCCCGATGTCCCTCAGGCGCGCTGCCGCCGCGCAGATTGTGCACCAGGTAACGCCGAGCGCAGCAATAAGGATAAGGAGTGCGGCGAGGGATCCGGCATAATGAAGCCCGTGGTCGGGCGCCATGTCGTTGCTCCCCAGGAACCAGGTGGAGATGAAGTTGAGGATGAGGCTCGCGATGATGAGGAGCACCATGCGGATCAGAAACTCCTTGCGGCCGATGCGTCCTTTGAGAGAAAACATACTTGGGTTAGCCTCCACGTTTGCGGCAATCGATCGGGAACTGTTAATTTTAAGCCTGCGCCTCGTTTCTTTTGAAAGAGAAAAAGGCAATTCTTCGAGAGCTTTCTTCTGACAGAAGAGCGCATAACGGAGAACAATGACAGTCTCAGGCGAAATTCATTTTTTAAGCAGTCAGAGCGCGCATTCCCCATGTCTCAAGACGTCATCAGTCTCATAATCGATTCCTTCTGGAAGATTCTGCTGCCCGGCCTAACGGTGACGATTCCGCTCACGGCCGTGAGCTTCGCGCTCGCGATGGTGATTTCCATTGCCGTGGCGCTGATCCAGTACCGCGGCATTCCGGTGCTGACGCCCATCACGCGCTTCTACATCTGGGTCATCCGCGGCACGCCCTTGCTCGTGCAGCTTTTCGTCGTCTTCTACGGTCTCCCGCACGCGGGGATTCTCATCAACCCCTGGACGGCCGCGATCATCGTCTTTTCGATCAACGAGGGGGCGTACTGTGCGGAAACCATTCGCGCCGCGCTCGAAAGCGTCCCGGCGGGCCAGCTCGAAGCCGGCCTCTCAACGGGCATGTCGTGGCTTCAGGTCGTGCGGCGCATCATTCTGCCTCAGGCCATGCGGACGGCCTTCCCGACGCTCGGGAATTCCCTCATTGCCATGGTGAAGGATACGAGCCTTGCGGCCAACATCACCGTGACGGAAATGTTCATGACGACGCAGCGCATTGTTGCGCGCACCTATGAGCCGCTTGTCCTCTACATTGAAGTGGGCCTCATTTATCTTCTTTTCTGCACCGTTCTCACGCGCATTCAGCGTGCGGGCGAAGAAAAGCTCCGCTTCTACGGCCGCCGCTGATCGGGGGGAGGTGAAGGAAAATGGCTGAAATCTTCTATCGGATCGAAAATCTCAGGAAAACGTTCGGCGAAGCGGAAGTGCTGAAGAGCGTCAGCTTTCAATTGAGCGAACGCGATGTCTTTGCGCTCATCGGCCCGAGCGGGGCAGGGAAGACGACGCTTTTGCGGGCGATCGACTTTCTCGACCGCCCCGACGGCGGCGTCATGACCTTCAAGGGGCAGCGGATCGAGCTTGCTCACGCAAAGCCTCACGAGATCCGGGAATACCGGAAGCGCACGTCCTTCGTCTTTCAGAACTTCAATCTGTTTCTCAATAAAACGGCGCTCGAAAACGTCACCGAAGGCCTCATCATGGCGCACGGCGTCCCGAAGCGCGAGGCCGAGGCCCGCGGCATGGCGCTCCTCGAAAAAGTCGGCATGAAGGACCACGCCGGGAAGTACCCGAGCGAACTTTCGGGCGGCCAGCAGCAGCGCGTTGCCATTGCCCGGGCGCTCGCGCCCGATCCGGATCTCATTCTGCTCGACGAACCCACTTCAGCGCTCGACCCCGAACGCATTAAGGAAATTGAGGGACTTCTCAAGCTTCTCGCGGGCGAAGGCCGCACGATGATCATCGTGACGCACGACCTTGCCTTTGCAAGGAAGGTTTCGACCCGCACGGCGCTCCTCGAGGGAGGCGTCATTGTTGAGGAAGCCCCGACGGAAATCTTTTTTACTGCTCCGAAGGAGCCGAGGACGGAAGCGTTTCTCCGCGGCTTCGGACGCGATCATTTATAAGGACCATAGACCATGTCGACCACATTCATGAGCAAAACATCCCGGCGCGCCGTCATCGCCGCCGCCTTTGCGGCGGGCGCGCTTATTCTCTCGGGCTGCGGCGAAAAGACGGAGAACGCCGCTTCTCAGCCTTCGAACGCCGCGCCTGCCGCTGCTTCATCATCCGTAGCGAAGGAAGATCTCCTCGCACGGGTGCTTAAGAAGGGCGAAATCACCATCGCGACGGAAGGCACCTGGGCTCCCTGGACCTATCACGATGAGAAGAATGCCCTGACGGGCTTTGACGTTGAGCTCGGCCGCAGGATTGCCGAAAAGCTCGGCGTCAAGGCGGTCTTCATTGAAGGGAAGTGGGACGGGCTCCTTGCCGGCATCAGCGCCGGGCGCTTCGACATCATGATCAACGGCGTCGACGTGACGCCCGAACGCTCGAAAGCCTTCCTCTTTTCCGAACCCTATGCCTTCAACCGCACCGTCGTCATGACGAAGTCGGATTCAGACAAAGTGAAGACGCTCGACGACCTGAAGGGGCTTTCGACTGCCAACACGATTTCGAGCACCTATGCGGAAATTGCTGAAAAGCACGGCGCAAAGGTGACGGGCGTGGACGACCTCAACCAGACCTTTGAGCTTCTTCTTTCCGGCCGCATCGATGCAACGTTGAACGCCGAAGTCACCTACCACGACTACATGCGCGCGCACCCCGATGCGCAGATCAAAATTGCCGCGGTCGACCCCGATGTGATTCCGGTCGCGATCCCGATGAAGCCCGGCGAGGATTCCGCTTCCATGAAGGCGAAGCTTGACGAGATCATTGAGGGGATGAGAAAGTCCGGGGAGCTTGGAAACCTTTCCAAGCAGTTCTTTGGCGGAGATCTGACGCAGCGTTGATCGCGCTTTGAGGCACCCTGGCATGAAGGCGCTTGGGGTTGTCGATAACGAATAGTGAATCTATTGGTAAAAGTGTCTTTACGGAGCCGTGCTCGCCGGAGGTCTCCGAGGCCTCCGGCGGCAAATAGACTAAAACACGGACGGGAGGACCAACTATCAGAAGCGCCAGCGCCGAAAGAATTTTGAGCACGCTTGCCTCAACGTATATCGTTGATTTGCTTGGGTGGTATGTGTTTCCTCGGGCGCAGCTCGTTCCGGCGCTTTGGTTGTGATAATCTAGCGTCACTAGGGTATTTCTTAGAGGTCATCCCTAGCCTCCAGAGGGCCTCACTGTTGGAAGCGGTGCGGCCCTCAGTTTTTTCGGTTTTGGTAATCAATGGCAGCCCGAGATGGAAATGCCGCGACTCGACGAACTCCGATAAACGACGAATCCCTCGCTCGTTCCTGCCTCCATTCAGGACAGCGGATCGGCTGATTTTACCGACAGCAGCGAGTGCTTCGGCAATCGCGTCATGACGTTATTTTCGATGGTGATTGAATATGCATGCCGGTGTTGTGGCGTGTTGTATCTGATCGGCGACCCAACAATCCGATCGACACATCCTGAGATAGTCTCGGTGAGGGCATCGATCAATAAACGACTGCAAGCGACGAATCAGTAATGGCAGTTGTCAGCACTCCGTCAGAACAGCCGTCAAATGACCGAATTTTCGTATGCATTTGTAACCACGTGAACCAGCGTACGTATCGAAACCTTCGCTGCCGCACGGCATTTCAACATTCTCTGGTACATGAAAGATGCCGGTCATTCCGCATAAAAGAAGACCCGGGGAGAACCCTAATTCCGGCCAATCAGGCAAAAATAATCTCCTTTTGATTTTGAAATGCAGACAATCGGGCTGCAGAGAGGAGGCTTGAACCATGAATGCCGAATTTAAGATTGTCTGCGGAGACGCAGAGAAAATTTCCCGGGTTCTTGACAAGATGATGTGCCGGCATGGGAAGCGGTCCTCAGCGGGCTTCATCAGCCAGCATGCAAACAAATTCGCGGCGCGTTTCACCGGCGTTGCGGCGGCGCTGCTCGCAGCCGGATTGCTCGGTGCAGCGCCTCATGCAGTGCTTGCGGCGGATCGGACCATTGTCGCCGGGTCTACGGCTTCCATCGATCACGAGGACGCTTTCGGAACGGACGCCCTCCGGCTGGACGGTACGCTCATCGCCACTTACGCGTCGGATGAATTCAACAACGTGCTCACAGGAAACGGAACGTTCATCAAGAAGACCCCGGCCGGGGATTCTTCAATTCCGGGCCTCACGCTCACGAACGCAGAAGCGTTTCAAGGAACGTTCGAACTGGAAAATGATTCCGTCATTACGTTCCGGGTTGACGGCGACTTCAGCATGGCTTCGACGATCAAGGGCGCAACCAGCCTTCTGGTGGTCGGCACGGGCGGCAAGTTCTCCCTGAAGTCAGCTGATCAGATTGCCGGCATTTCGAGAGGAATCGACATTTACGAC of Sutterella faecalis contains these proteins:
- a CDS encoding DUF805 domain-containing protein — its product is MFSLKGRIGRKEFLIRMVLLIIASLILNFISTWFLGSNDMAPDHGLHYAGSLAALLILIAALGVTWCTICAAAARLRDIGRSAWWAILLFVPVLGFVELVYLALARGSSKN
- a CDS encoding amino acid ABC transporter permease; this translates as MSQDVISLIIDSFWKILLPGLTVTIPLTAVSFALAMVISIAVALIQYRGIPVLTPITRFYIWVIRGTPLLVQLFVVFYGLPHAGILINPWTAAIIVFSINEGAYCAETIRAALESVPAGQLEAGLSTGMSWLQVVRRIILPQAMRTAFPTLGNSLIAMVKDTSLAANITVTEMFMTTQRIVARTYEPLVLYIEVGLIYLLFCTVLTRIQRAGEEKLRFYGRR
- a CDS encoding amino acid ABC transporter ATP-binding protein — its product is MAEIFYRIENLRKTFGEAEVLKSVSFQLSERDVFALIGPSGAGKTTLLRAIDFLDRPDGGVMTFKGQRIELAHAKPHEIREYRKRTSFVFQNFNLFLNKTALENVTEGLIMAHGVPKREAEARGMALLEKVGMKDHAGKYPSELSGGQQQRVAIARALAPDPDLILLDEPTSALDPERIKEIEGLLKLLAGEGRTMIIVTHDLAFARKVSTRTALLEGGVIVEEAPTEIFFTAPKEPRTEAFLRGFGRDHL
- a CDS encoding transporter substrate-binding domain-containing protein, which produces MSTTFMSKTSRRAVIAAAFAAGALILSGCGEKTENAASQPSNAAPAAASSSVAKEDLLARVLKKGEITIATEGTWAPWTYHDEKNALTGFDVELGRRIAEKLGVKAVFIEGKWDGLLAGISAGRFDIMINGVDVTPERSKAFLFSEPYAFNRTVVMTKSDSDKVKTLDDLKGLSTANTISSTYAEIAEKHGAKVTGVDDLNQTFELLLSGRIDATLNAEVTYHDYMRAHPDAQIKIAAVDPDVIPVAIPMKPGEDSASMKAKLDEIIEGMRKSGELGNLSKQFFGGDLTQR